The window AATGAAAATGCGAGGAACGAAACATGGAACCTGAATTGACGGATGAGGAACGCAAAAAAGCTTTGGATTTGGCCAGCAAGTTGGCCGACGATTTCAATGCAGAAAGAAGCGAACGGTTCGCATCCAAGCACCGTGACAAGAAATGGTATGATGACTTCACGCTTCTTTTGAACATGATCAGGGACAGGGAGTTTAAGATCAATCCCGGGACCTGGGCCATTCTGGCCGGAGCCCTGGCCTATGTGGTCATGCCTGTGGATGTCATCCCCGACTTCATCCCTGGCCTCGGCTGGATCGATGACACTTTTGTCCTGGCCATGGTCATATCCACCATCGAAAGCGAACTTCGAGATTACAAGGCCTGGAGGAATCACAGTCAGGAGGAAAGATGACCAGAAGCGATTATGACCGGGCCATGTTCCGCCTGACGACCATCACTACCTACATGAACCTTGGTCGTCGTCTCAAAGTTCGGGATTTGGCCGAGGAATTCGGGGTCACCAAGCGGACCATTCAAAAAGATCTGAATCAGCGTCTGGCCCATCTGCCCATCATTCGAGATGACCGGGACGGCTCCTACCGGTTCCTCGATGGCTTCCGGCTTCGAGGAACACCCAATGCCGAGGAAACCACGGCCTTGGAGCTCATGATGGCCCTCATCGGCGAGATTCATCCCCATTACAAGGACCGGGCCGGGATCATGGTCGGGAACCGATGCGACCGGGGCTGCTTTCTCCTCCGCTTGGGATTTGAAAGTCTGGACGGCTATCTGGACATGGTCCACCTGCTTCGCCACGCCATTGGCCTCCGTCAGAGTCTGGTCTTCGAGTACACCAACAAGCACGGCCAGGCCGGAGAGTACGAGGTCGACCCATACCGAATCGCCAACTTCGGCGGCTATTGGTATCTCGTCGGTCTGGACCGCAAGGACGGCAAACTCAAGACCTGGCACCTGAAGTCAGTGGTCGGCATCCGGGTCTCTCCCGAGAATTACACCATAGACGAAAATATTGAGGCCGAGATCTCCGAGAAATACGGCGAACTCCATACGGCCTGGTTCAAAGACGGAACCAGGACAGTGGATCTGGCCGTGACCGGAGCCGCCGCCAGGTATCTCAGGCGAAATCCCGGTCCTTATCTCG is drawn from Deltaproteobacteria bacterium and contains these coding sequences:
- a CDS encoding WYL domain-containing protein, with translation MTRSDYDRAMFRLTTITTYMNLGRRLKVRDLAEEFGVTKRTIQKDLNQRLAHLPIIRDDRDGSYRFLDGFRLRGTPNAEETTALELMMALIGEIHPHYKDRAGIMVGNRCDRGCFLLRLGFESLDGYLDMVHLLRHAIGLRQSLVFEYTNKHGQAGEYEVDPYRIANFGGYWYLVGLDRKDGKLKTWHLKSVVGIRVSPENYTIDENIEAEISEKYGELHTAWFKDGTRTVDLAVTGAAARYLRRNPGPYLEIIEDDGQNMICRQTYFRKDEVICLVKHWLPDVRVLDEALQGQVDGMLQGYFDNIIK
- a CDS encoding DUF1232 domain-containing protein → MEPELTDEERKKALDLASKLADDFNAERSERFASKHRDKKWYDDFTLLLNMIRDREFKINPGTWAILAGALAYVVMPVDVIPDFIPGLGWIDDTFVLAMVISTIESELRDYKAWRNHSQEER